The sequence below is a genomic window from Tepidanaerobacter syntrophicus.
ATCATGATGATGCAACCCTTCGAGAACTGCTGGGACGCCGTCCTGCTCCGGAATTTGAAAAGTGGCTTGAAAAAATGGGAATTATGAAAGACGGCAGGCTGACGCCAATAGCTGGCGATCCATCAATTTTTGCTACTATGACTCCGTTAGGAAGAAGGTGAAGAAATGACACTTTTTAAAGACGATGAAATTAATACTATAGTACAAAAAGTGTTAGAAGAATTGAAGGATAAGGCAGATCCTGACAAGGCCTGCAAAACAGGGGAAAACGTCCAACCCAATGGCGAAAAAGTCATAGAATTTTCAGATATAACTGAATACAGTTTACTCGAGAAAGTTTTTGTAAAAAATCCTATGGACGAAGAATTTCTTTTAAGGATTAAAAAAACAACACCTGCTCGAATCTGTATAGGTAGAACCGGTCCGCGCTACCTTACGATACCATGGCTTCGATTTAGAGCTGATCACGCCTCAGCTATGGACGCAGTTTTTAGCGATGTATCAGAAGAATTTTTAAACAAGATGGGATTATTCAGTGTGCAGACGGTAGTTAAAGATAAAGATGAATATCTTACACGCCCGGATCTTGGGAAAATTCTTTCCGAAGAAGCTAAAGAAGAGATAAAAAAACGGTGCAAAATGCAGCCGCAGATTCAGGTTATTGTAGTCGACGGTTTAAGCTCTAAAGCTATCGAAGCTAATGTGCCTGATTTTCTGCCCGCACTTTTAGAGGGACTTAAAACCAATGGTCTTGATGTAGGAACCCCGTTTTTCATAAAATATGGCAGAGTGCCGGTAATGGATGACGTAAATGAAGTAATAAAGGCTGATGTTGTAGTTGAGCTTATAGGCGAAAGACCCGGACTTGGGACAGCTACAAGTATGAGCGCATATCTTTGCTGGAGACCTAAACGAGGCACTGTTGAATCTGATAGAAACGTGGTCTCCAATATTCATGCAGGCGGAATGCCGCCAGTAGAAGCAGGGGCACATGTAGCCTCTCTTGCTAAGAAAAT
It includes:
- the eutC gene encoding ethanolamine ammonia-lyase subunit EutC; the protein is MTLFKDDEINTIVQKVLEELKDKADPDKACKTGENVQPNGEKVIEFSDITEYSLLEKVFVKNPMDEEFLLRIKKTTPARICIGRTGPRYLTIPWLRFRADHASAMDAVFSDVSEEFLNKMGLFSVQTVVKDKDEYLTRPDLGKILSEEAKEEIKKRCKMQPQIQVIVVDGLSSKAIEANVPDFLPALLEGLKTNGLDVGTPFFIKYGRVPVMDDVNEVIKADVVVELIGERPGLGTATSMSAYLCWRPKRGTVESDRNVVSNIHAGGMPPVEAGAHVASLAKKIFDKQGSGVNVGI